A region of Streptomyces paludis DNA encodes the following proteins:
- the mca gene encoding mycothiol conjugate amidase Mca, translated as MTDQLRLMAVHAHPDDESSKGAATMAKYVSEGVDVLVVTCTGGERGSILNPKLQGDAFIEANIHEVRKKEMDEAREILGIRQEWLGYVDSGLPEGDPLPPLPEGCFGLADVDEAAGRLVRSIRSFRPQVITTYDENGGYPHPDHIMTHKISMVAFEGATDAEKYPEDEFGPVWQPVKLYYNQGFNRPRTVALHEALLSRGMESPYGEWLKRWDEFGRDERTLTTYVPCGDFFEIRDKALIAHATQIDPDGGWFRIPLDLQREIWPTEEYELAKALVTTSLPESDLFAGVRDNA; from the coding sequence TTGACTGACCAGCTGCGACTGATGGCCGTTCACGCCCACCCCGACGACGAGTCGAGCAAGGGCGCGGCCACCATGGCCAAGTACGTGTCCGAGGGGGTGGACGTGCTGGTCGTGACCTGCACGGGAGGCGAGCGCGGCTCCATCCTCAACCCGAAGCTCCAGGGTGACGCCTTCATCGAGGCGAACATCCACGAAGTCCGCAAGAAGGAGATGGACGAGGCCCGCGAGATCCTCGGCATCCGGCAGGAGTGGCTGGGGTACGTCGACTCCGGGCTGCCCGAGGGCGACCCGCTGCCGCCGCTGCCCGAGGGCTGCTTCGGCCTCGCGGACGTCGACGAGGCGGCCGGCCGGCTGGTGCGGTCGATCCGCTCGTTCCGGCCGCAGGTCATCACCACGTACGACGAGAACGGCGGCTATCCGCACCCCGACCACATCATGACCCACAAGATCTCCATGGTGGCCTTCGAGGGCGCGACGGACGCCGAGAAGTACCCGGAGGACGAGTTCGGTCCCGTCTGGCAGCCCGTGAAGCTCTACTACAACCAGGGCTTCAACCGGCCGCGTACGGTCGCGCTGCACGAGGCGCTGCTGTCGCGCGGCATGGAGTCGCCGTACGGGGAGTGGCTCAAGCGCTGGGACGAGTTCGGGCGGGACGAGCGGACGCTGACCACGTACGTTCCCTGCGGTGACTTCTTCGAGATCCGGGACAAGGCGCTGATCGCGCACGCCACCCAGATCGACCCCGACGGCGGCTGGTTCCGTATCCCGCTGGACCTCCAGCGGGAGATCTGGCCGACGGAGGAGTACGAGCTGGCGAAGGCGCTCGTCACCACATCCCTCCCCGAGAGCGACCTCTTCGCGGGCGTCCGCGACAATGCCTGA